The genomic region TGCCGGTACCGCCGGAAGCCCGCAAAGAGCACAGCAACGCGCCGGTGGGCAGTTATGCGCTGATCAACGACTGAGTTGCCCCGGCTTCCTCGACAGGAAGCCGGGGTTATTTTATCTGTTTCGCGTTCGCTTCGGCCGTTCGCGTTTGACCCATTCCTGACGAAACCGGATGTTGACCGGCTGCGCTTCGGACACCGGATAACTCAGCAGGAGGTAACTGGCGTCCCGGCTCAGGGGCAGAAACACCTGACCCCGCGCGGATTCGCCCGGCTGGAGCGTCGTCCGTTTCAGGGCCAGTTCGTTCCAGCGGTAGGCTTCGTAATCGTACCGCTGCATCCGGTCGGCGAACATGCCGTGGTCGATCATGCGCTTGGCCTGGAGGGCGGTGTACAGATTTTCGTGCGTCACGCGGTTCTGCACCCAGCGGGCCGGCTCCCTGCGGTTTCTGGAAGAAGTGGAAGAGGCAATGTCGCTGGCGACCACCGCCACCATCAGGACGGTATTGATGATTCTGGCGGTTTTCAGCCGTTTAACCTCCTGATTCTGTCTGGCATTTACCTTGTCCGCTTCGGCCATCGGGTCGGCGGCGGAAAAAAGCTGTTTGCGGACCGGATTCGTCAGAGTCTCCAGCGTATCGAGTTGATTCGCCTGCAGGGCCGCGTACCTGAAATTAGCCGGATTGACTTCCAGCGGCGTATCCGACAGGTTCTTTAGCTCTACGTCCAGAGCGACAAAATTCAGGTCGAGGCGTTCGTAGGAAGCCACGATTTTGAGGCCGTTCTGCTCTACTTTGGTCGTGGGCCGCCCTTCCACATAGGCCACCTCGCCCGTTTCGGGAGTCAGGCGGTAGACCGGGGGCGCGCAGCCTGCAATTCCCGAAAAAAGAAGCAGAATCAGGTAGTATATCGTTCGTTTCATGCTGTTCACCAGTTGTTTGTCTTAAAGATACCATTTGGAACAAAAGGGTTCAAATGACTTTTGCTAAACGGCCGAAAGTCAAGATAAAGCGACCGGTCTAGGTCAGGCGCAGCCGCGACAGCCGAACCACCAGCCAGCCCACCAGCAGGCACGTCGCCAGCACCGGCAGATAGACCTCCCAGAACGGGGAACCCGAGGGCCAGAGCGCGAAGGACGACAGGGCCAGGGCCAGATTGCGCAGCCCCAGAAAGGCGGTCACCATCACCACCAGCACCATCAGGCCGTTCTGCCAGAGGCTGTTGCGGTAGGTTTCGCTCAGCACCCCGGGCGTATTGACGGCCAGCAGCAGAAAAATAGTCACGAACGGGAGCAGCACCCCGTTGACGGCCTGCGCCAGAATAATGACCGGAACCGGTTTGACGTTCAGCAACCCGAACAGCAGCCCCACGCCCATGACAGTCAGCCAGACGGCCCGGTAGGTCGCTGAGGACTCCGGCCAGTTCAGCAGGCTTTTGCCGGTGACCGCCGCCGCCAGCGGAGCCGTCAGAGCCGAGGTAAATCCCGCCGCAAACAGGCCAAACGCAAACAGCCAGCCCGCCCAGGCACCCAGACGCGCCGAAAGCGAAGCGGCCACGTTCTGAAACGTAAACTCGCCCGTCAGGCCGGTTCCCGCCACGAGAATCGCCATGGAAATCAGCCCGCCTATGACCACGGCCACTGCAATTCCCCAGCGCATTTCGGCAATGGACTGGTGCTGCCCGATTCCTGAACCCAGAAACAGGTTGTACGGCACAATGGTCGTCCCGATCAGTCCGATAACCAGCACCAGCGAACCGTTGGGCAGCGCCGGAACCACCAGCGCAGCCCCCGTGTCCGCCGCCGAAGGGCCCGTCTGGTACGCCACATAGGCAAATGCCAGCCCCATGCCGAACACCACGACCCCCAGAAAATTGGCGATCAGCCGGGTAGAACCAACCCAGAGCAGAGCCATGCACAGCACGCCGACCCCAACCGTCAGCCCGGCGGTCGAAAGTCCGGTCAGCAGCGACAGCCCCGCAACGGCCCCCACGATATTGCCGGCCTGGTAAGCCGCGCAGCCGAGCGCCACCGCCGCGAAGAGAAGCATGGACAAGCTGCGGCCACCGCCCCCTACCACCTGCGAAACCACTTCGCCCAGATTCCGGCCGGACGCGATGGTCAGCCGGGCGGCGGCTTCCTGCAGCACAATTGTGCCGACGGTCGAGAACGTCAGCGCCCAGAGTAAATCCAGTCCAAAACGGGCACCGGCCATTGAGCAGGTCGTGACGGTTCCGGGTCCAATGAAGGCGGCGGAGATGATCGACCAGAAAAGGACGCTGGAAAAGCCGGAGCGAAAGCTGACATTTTTTGGCATAAAGAGCGGATTGGGAAAGCCGGAAATCGGAACCCGTTTTCGGTTTCCGGCGGGTTCGTTCCGGTTGACGGTAAAATAATAACAGTTCATCATAAAAGCGTTGATGCGTCCCCAAAGTCTGCCCAATTTGCCGCCGAAACCTTTACGGATCGATGAAAAAACTCCTTTTACTGCTGTTTTTGGGCTGCTTTCCGAAAGTAGCCTCCGCTCAATCTCCGGCGGAAAATCCGGGACGAATCTTTACGGCCGAAGAACTCCGGGCGGACCTGCGCGCTCTGCTCACCAATTACGAACAAATTCATCCCAATCTTTACGCCTACGTCGGCAAAAAGGAAATTGAGCAGCAGGTGCAGAACATCGAAAAAAAGCTGCGTCCGATGACCCGCCTGGAATTCGCCCGGCTGGT from Tellurirhabdus rosea harbors:
- a CDS encoding Nramp family divalent metal transporter yields the protein MMNCYYFTVNRNEPAGNRKRVPISGFPNPLFMPKNVSFRSGFSSVLFWSIISAAFIGPGTVTTCSMAGARFGLDLLWALTFSTVGTIVLQEAAARLTIASGRNLGEVVSQVVGGGGRSLSMLLFAAVALGCAAYQAGNIVGAVAGLSLLTGLSTAGLTVGVGVLCMALLWVGSTRLIANFLGVVVFGMGLAFAYVAYQTGPSAADTGAALVVPALPNGSLVLVIGLIGTTIVPYNLFLGSGIGQHQSIAEMRWGIAVAVVIGGLISMAILVAGTGLTGEFTFQNVAASLSARLGAWAGWLFAFGLFAAGFTSALTAPLAAAVTGKSLLNWPESSATYRAVWLTVMGVGLLFGLLNVKPVPVIILAQAVNGVLLPFVTIFLLLAVNTPGVLSETYRNSLWQNGLMVLVVMVTAFLGLRNLALALSSFALWPSGSPFWEVYLPVLATCLLVGWLVVRLSRLRLT